The DNA region AGAAGCACCCCTTTGGGAAATCACTTAAAGTTTTCAAAGAAGCAGTCCCCACaaacagatgaagaagaaagttacaTGTCAACAGTTCCTTATGCATCTGCAGTAGGGAGcttgatgtatgctatggttTGTACAAGACCTGATATAGCACATGCTGTGGGAGTTGTCAGCAGATTCATGTCAAATCCTGGGAAGGAGCATTGGGAATGTGTAAAGTGGATACTGAGATATCTGAAGGGTTCTTCAAGAATGTGTCTATGCTTTAGAAGAAATAATCTCACTTTACAGGAGTTTTCTGATGCAGATCTAGGAGGAGACTCAGACGGTGGAAAAAGCACCACAGGTTATATTTTCACCTTAGGAGGAACTGCTGTGAGTTGGAagtctaaacttcaaaatagagTTGCTCTCTCAACCACTGAATCAGAATATGTTGCCATTTCAGAAGCAGCCAAGGAGATGATATGGCTGAAGAGTTTTCTCAAAGAATTGGGAAAAGAACAAGATGTTCCTCCATTGTTTAGTGACAGTCAAAGTGTTATTTGCCTTGCAAAAAATCCTGTCTTTCACTCCAGATGCAAGCACATACAGATGAAGTATCACTTCATCAGAGAACTTATCAGTGATGAAGAATTATCTCTGTTGAAGATCTTAGGATCAGAGAATCCAACTGATATGTTGACCAAGACTGTTACAGCTGATAATCTGAGGCTTTGCATTGCCTCAGCTGGCCTTCGAGGATAATTGAAGACGAAGGCGCTACATTAGGTGGAGAGCAGATTATCTTATTGTTTACAAGAAGTACTACAATTAGACTCCAAGTGGGAGAattgttatgttatgtagtctatttgtagtcccacatcgcttatgtagtatatttgtaagtcccacatcgcttagaataaGGAGGAGGTTGACTTACTCCTACTATATATAAGCACCTCATTGTAAGCATTATACACACCAAAGAAATATTACTACCTAGTGTAGCCGTGGACGTAGGTACACACATTGTGTTTCGAACCACGTTAAAAACTCTTGTGttatatttctttctctcttctctctgttctattattgctcccaacaagtggtatcagagccgatggttcgtgggaccatgtcggctccttgtgtcgaaagtcttcctagcagtgtggctaggcggcgggttccgttggcagcgaacgacggtgcaaggtggatagcttccgcagacgggaggaccatgggtgatgtggttgagggactcacacttgagggggaaattgttggaatcaagtgttagagccAACAGATGATAAACCTCCCCTAGAAACAGAAAAAACATACTCAATAGTAGTTACTTACCATCTACAGTAGGAACAGATGATAAACCTCCCCTGGAAACAGAAAAAACATACTAATTTCATTAACTTAAACAAAAAACATACTCAATAGTAGTTACTTACCATCTACCATAGGAGCAGATGATAATCCTCCCCTATAGCCATAGGGTCTTACTCATACTCAATAAAAGCCAATGTAGGAATCCTACGTGGTTGGTCAATCGCCCCATCGTCGGTGGTGCCGAATCCGGTGTAGACATTTGAGCATAACAATTGATATAATGATATTTCAGGGAGCATAGAGATGGGCAAGAGGTAATAAAGAGACTTTCTAAAAGTTCAGCACATCATAGAGTTTAAGAATGAATATAAAGGAAGGATTGAGGAGAAGAGCTACAGAACTTAGAACCTAAATGGCAATGAGTGCCTTTTAGAAAGATGCATTATAGAATATAGAGTGCAAATATTTATAGAGCAATATCAGAAGCAACAACACATACATAAATGGAGGAATGAAAAAGTAATGATTGGGCTCTCCATGAaagtaccaaacacactctTAAAGAGCTTGCACAAGAAGAGCACCCACATTATAAATTAGTAGAGTTAAATAACTCAGCTCAATTCAATCAGCAACACAATACCCAGAAAACTCAAAGCACTGCACTAATAAGAAGCCAACTTGGCAACACTTTATATGGTGAGATGGAGAGACTAAATTGATATTACTTCTTATTATTTACTCTAAATTTATATTAACTTCCAATGATTAAAATACTGAAATGATGTCCTTTTGTTAATTAATGTCAGCCAATGTTTTGCGAACCAAAATAGGACTTCACTATGAAATGGATGGATGAATGAAACTGTCATGAGTCATAACACAACCAGCAAAGCTAACAAAATTATGTAAGTGCATAACCTCAAAGGACAAAGTAGTTTCAAGTGCAACTAGAAGCTTCCAAGTCTGCGATCATAGATATTTTACATTTATACTGTAAGGTGCTTAAGGTCACTGGGTTACCTAAACCAAAAAAGACTTCTTGTGGTGTCAGAAGTTATGCATTAACCAGCAAGAGGCATGACTCAGGTGGATTCACACGCAGTTTTTGCTCTTAAAAATGTAAACACAACAAAAATCAGCACCTTGAAAGACGGTCTGATCCTCAGCACCTTGGATTAGGGAAACTTCAGCTCTGTTTTCCTCTCGTTGGACTCAGTTGGGCTTTTTTCTTACAGCAAAGCCTTTGTTCTGGTTGTGTCTATATTCAGTgggaattaaattttaatttctccATACACTTGTGTCTATGCCTTGGTTGTGTTTATATATTACTTGTATCTAATAAGAGAGATTGGAAAGACGGCCTTGCTAAACTTAATGCGAATAGTAGGAGAATTTTTACCAAATTACAATAGTGTTATTCATAACCTCATAATTACACATTACACAAATAAAACTTCTACAGCAAACCAAGAGCTATGTGAAACATTTCCCTAATCCTCTAACATCCCACCAAAGCCATTTCTACATTAACCTATACATTACATTAATGACTAATGCATTTGTATTTGGCTACCAATTACATGCAACGTGAACAACTTCCATCTCAATCTTTCTATTCACTTTTTTCTCTTAAAGTGAATGTTAAATTGTTAATGCATGTTTACAGTACACTGAGGCCAGCGGATAACCAAACATTAAACGTTTGAATTTTCATTAGGTCACACTTAAAACGAACATTTTACTCATTCAAATACAATAAGATGGACATGATTCTCTATATAGAATTATGGGTTAAAAAAAAGTACTTTTGCTTTTACTTCCACTATTTTGTGTGCTGGTTGTGAAAGCAACCATGCAGAGCACCCTCCTCCTTTCCAAATTTTTCACCTAGTAAAACTTGATCCTACATGGAACAAAATTCCTTTAGATACAAACCCAAAAACAGTGATACAACCCATATAACAACAGCAGCAATAAGCATTGTGAatttgcccccccccccccaccccccaaaaaaaaaggaagaattCACCTAAAATACTATGATTAGACCAAAATGAGATTAACTGTTAAAATGGTAAGAACACACAATCAAACACTATTGTAACATGGTGCATGCATAACACACAATCAAACACCATGTCAGAACTCAGAATTAAccttcacaaaaaaaaattacaatactGAAAGGCAAATGAATAAATTGTCATGAAAACACCTTCCTAACCTAATAAAATCTTCCATCCAGTTTTTTAATACCATAGCCCAAATGAACCATCCTGTAGCTCTTAATATCAGTGACAACCCCATTTCTTAGGGTAGTAGTGTACGGTACCATCAAACGACATTGTTCAGTTATTTTTcttggttaaatatgttttaagtTCTTATTTTAGATGTATTTCTGGTTTTGGTTCTTATGCTTGTTTTGAGATCATGCGTTTTAGTCTCCTACTCTAACGAGACGTGGCAATTATAAAACCACATTATTCTTGACAAATCaatataggcttaattgcacctTTGGATCCCACACGAATTGCGTTTTTGCATTCTTGGTCCTACACAAATGAAAATAGCAGACCGAGTCCTAAACGAATGACTCCGTTAGCATTAATGGTCATTCCGTCAAAATTCTAACAGAAGTTACTTACTACACCCTTCATTTTACTATTCTCACCCCTCTcttcataaataaaaaacaaaaaatgaattaaaaaataaaaaacccataaacttcTTTAaccccttcatcttcttcaaccacttcattttcttcttattcttctaCTCCCTCTCACCACCAGAACCCTCCCCACCATAGCTCTCCCCACCATAgctctcataaaaaaaaagctGGCTAAGCATGGAAAGCTAATGTCACTAGAACTCATCAGTTATAAGCTGCTGCATAATATGTGCCATACTTATCATTACACTGAATATCTTATTTGCTAACTTTCATATGATTGTCCTCATACTGCTCATTATTGTTGCAGCAGTTAGCGCCTCTTCAAAATCTGGGATAGGTACAGGCGCACTAGTTGGCATAATCCTGCAGTGACGTTGTCTGCAATTGTTCCctttgttatcattcaaaattgtCTAAAACATTTGGGGGCTGTTTACCTGTTCCTGTTGGTATGTTGCCAGAATAAATGGGTTTATGGGAAGAAGTGTAGGATCCTTGTTCACATTCACTGGTTTATGTCACTTTGGTTTTGTGAAATTGGCTCTACCTGTATTCTTGTTTTGAACTTGCAATGTCTACATATGCTATTAATTTACCATCAGAAACCATATTTGATTGGTTATCTAGAAAAACTTTATTCAAGAATCTATTAACATTGGTTTATATTTATTTACAGCATCTAGAATCTCAGTAAAAATTGATGGGGAGAACTGCTCTCCCCACCATTATTCTTCGGTTCTGGGTAGGCAGTGGGTTATGGTGGGGAGGGTTCTGGTGgtgagagggagaagaagaataagaagaaaatgaagtgGTTGGTTACACATTGGCCTTTTAACCCACTATAgcaagtttttaaaaaaaaatcaaaaaacatattttcttaattaaacatttatttttaattaatttcaaaaaaacatatttattcTTAATTAATCCACAACTTCAACATCAGATCTGGGGTTGGGTTGACACGTTGATTGAGATAGCAATGCAGGGGGAATCATTGAGTTTCTCTCCAAAAAAATTAAGCCACCCCAATTCGTTTTTCCTCACAAATTCATAACCTTGTTCTTACTCCAAGCTCAATTGAGCTTCTTCTTACCTTACCTGAGAGAGAATTCAAGTAAAGTAGGGGTTTTTCCCCTCTTTTAACTTCAGAGCTTTAGTCAAATTTTGTTGATCTTCTTCTTCTAGAAAGTTTGTGTTTATCTGGATTTTTGTTGCGTTTTAGCATCTGGGTTGGTGAGGAATTGTTGCACGGTCATGCCTCCTTCTCAGGTGGATCCATTGTGCTTCTTCCATGGGTTTTAGGGGTTGTGATAGGGATGAACggggtgggttctgggtttgaAAGTTTTGGGGTTGAGGCTTGGATGGggggtgggttctgggtttgtgggtgagggtggggtgggttgcggtTGGGTTTCTGGGGAGGGGGTGGGTGCGATGGTGGTTGGAGGAGGGGAGTGGTTTGCCGGAGCAAACAAATCTGCTAGAGGAGAAGGTGGACGACTCATGATTTTAaagctatccattttcatggatagcTAATCTCTCTTTGTTCGGGTTAGATGTAGTTATTTTAATACTTATGTATTCTATATGATTCTCTTCAATATAAATCATGCTCTTTGTCTATGATTTAGTGGTTATCTCTTGATATTCATGTTATATCTTAGATTTATCACCTAGGGTATTTTGCTTGATTCGACTTGTGAGTGAAAACTACAATGTTTTGAGTCataactagagttaatcacctaataatcctaattgctagacatagagttaggtttgttagtcacttaaacaCCTAAACTTCATGATAATtatctttcttaatcatgtgagacatcaatgtttaagattagagagttattgttatccactcatgcgagacatcgatgaagtagggttgaattggtgtagatgaatcatattcTTAGGCTTGGTttgtatttgaatcactagaatGGAAAAGGTCTAATAATGAAATCTAATCCGAACAAATTCTCTTACATGTTGTTTCTTTGTTGGTTTACTTGCTTTTCGTTTATTTTCATGTTCAAACAAAAATAATCTCTTTGTGAAACCATCATTTAAGTTTGTTAACTATTGAACGACGTAAGTATTACACCTtcctgtggatacgacaaaaccttttactatactacaattgagtcttgaaaaatttgaaagtagagtggtaaaaaatcttttATCACAGAGCAGTAGCAGGGCTGTTCCAACACAAATATACCGCCTCATATAAGCAAACACAAACCATATGATATAAGCAACAACATAATAGATCCCTCCCTCCAAAACCATGCCTAACATGCCAGCAAAATAAGCTCCCAAGTGCCACCAACAGTGAAGTAGCCAAAGGAAACAAACCACCACATAAAGAGGAAGGAAAATACATATTAGATGTTACACTCCAACAAAACCATAAACGTGTACAATTCTCACAACAATATCAGTAGCAGCAGCAATCCACATAGGCAACACCAAGAAAAATTGCTTCAAAACTTGCTTGCTCCAACAGCCCTGCAGCAAAACAAAACACCACCCAAAACACCTGCAAAACACGCTGATAGAAAAGAAACAAGTGCCCAACTGATTCATCTTCAACACCACAAAGAGGACATCGTAAATCAGTGATTGGAATTTGCCTGCGCACCAGGTTGTCTCGGGTTTGAATTCGATTTAGTAACACCTTCCATCCTACTGATAAAACATTTAAAGCAAACCTCTTCCCTCTCCACATCAGAGGTACAGGTACACAAGGCTTCATATGCGGATTTTACAGAGTATATCCCATCCCTTTCCCTCACTAAACACCAGGCATCACTCTTCCATCTAATTGGTGTGAAGGACGAAGCAATTCTCACCATTGTAGCAAGCTGGGATATTTTCTCACCTGTTACATTTTCAGACCATTTGAAATCCCAAAACCAATTACCATCTACCCATTTCCCTACCTCCAATAGTGACATACCTTTATGTTCAGAAATCCTGAACAAATCACCAAAATAATCCTTAAACTTACCCTGACCATGTCAATTCTCCTCCCAGAATTGCGTGCATTTTCCCTCACCAAGCCTCCAACATAGCCCGTTCTCGAACCATAAACCAGCGGGCTCACCAACACAAGATTTGAGTAGGTCCTTCCACCACGCAGATGCCCTTGAGTTATGACCCTTCCCATATTTTGATATCAAAACTCTACACCACAATTGGTCTTGTTCATGAAGCATCCTCCAGCGCCATTTTCCTAGCAAAGTGACATTGAACTGACCCAAGTCTCGCACACCCAGCCCAGTAGCCCACCTTCAAGTTTCAATCTGCAAATGTTTGCCCAACTAACCCAAaggatcttcttcttctcatcagAGCCTCCCCCTCCCCACAGAAATATCATCTTTTAAGCACTTGTATTatgaaataagaaataaaatgCAATGGCATATCTATTAGTACACTCCTAATCAAACACGACATTCCTCCAAATGACATGTGCTTTCCTTTCCAATTTGAGAGTTTTCTcctcattttcaccaaaactgGTTCCCATGTTGATACCCTTCGTAGACTTCCACCTATTGGCAGGCCAAGATAAACAAAAGGAATGGCCATCACACGACAGTGAAGCAAAGAAGCAAAGCGGGCAGTAACATTATCCTAAATGGAAATGCCAGCCCGTTTGCTTTCAAGAAAATTCACCTTCATGCCCGAGGCCAACTCAAAGCATCTCAAAACTCATTTTTGCATGATGACATTTTGTATACATGCTTTGCCAATAAATAGAGTGTCATCTGCGAACTAAATTAAAGACAACTCCACTGGTTCATCCTTGCCCACTTTAAAGGGGCCAACATTATTTTTCTCTACCACGTACTTTAGAATCCCATTCAGACCCTGTGCCACAATCAAAAAGAGGAAATGAGCTAATGGATCTCCTGCCTTACACCTTTTTCCATCTTGAATTCATCAGTTGGGCTTTAGTTCACAAGCACTGAAACAATAGATGACTCAAAGCAACCTACAACCCAGTTTACCCATTTTTCATAAAAATTAAGCCTCATCATTATATATATCAAAAATTATAGTTGGGGATTTTCTAATTTTGGCGCCTCATTTGCAATCAATACACTATCCAACATACTCCTCACTCCCAAAAAAGCAAATTGAGTATCATCAATCACCTTAGGAAGAACCCTCTTGATTCTTGCTGCCAAAATTTTAGTTACCACTTACCACCTTATAAAGGCAGCCAACAAAAGATATGGGCCTGAAATCATTTAAGCTTTGCGGAGAACCAACTTTGGGAATCAATGCTATAAAAGATGAATTTGTACCCCTTGGCCATACACCATGTCATGAAACTCATCTAGTGTCTTCTTCATATCATCTTTTAAGAGATGTCAGTACTCCTTAATAAATCTAAAATTGTACCCATCTGGACCAAGGCTCTTGCTTCCATCACAATCCCAAACAGCCTCCTTAATCTCCTCTATCTCAAATTTTGCTGTCAGATACACGTTATCCCTATCTGAAATTCGATTGAAAGGCACCTCATCAAGGCTAGGGTAGATTTCTTCTAATTCCTTAAACTTTGATTCAAAAAAACTCCTTGACCTCCAACTTAACCACGCGAGGATCTTCCTCCCAACGCCCATTCAAACTCAAACCCTTCAAGTTATTGGACATGCGCTTCCAATTTATTACACCATGGAAGAAACTTGTGTTTTCATCACCCTCTTGTAGCCACTTTACCCTAGACTTTTGACACAAAAGTGATTCATGGAGATTTCCCACATGCCACAATTCTATCAGTAAGTCCTTCCTTTCCTTTATTTCATCATCTGACAAGTGCTAATTTTCTGCCTTCTGGTCCAACTGGTTCATTTTCAAGATCACCTCTTTCTTTTTTGCGTTCAAATCACCAAAAATCTCTAAGTTCCACTTCTTCATCAGTATTATAAACTTTTTTGATTTCTCCTTAAGAATAACAACACATGGTCCATGAGCCACCAGACCACCCGAACTTTCTTCTATGAATTTTCGGAACCTAGGGTCCTTATGCCAACAATTTAGGACCCGAAATGGTTTAGGGCCCCATTCCTGACTTAAATGTTTTAATATCACAGGGAAATGATCGGAAAACTCTCGATCCAACACCTGATGTACGCTATGTGGCCATTGTTCCAACCATTTTAGAGAAACTAAAAAACGATCAAGTCTGCTCAAAGAGGTTTCACTTGGTCTAAACCACGTGAATCTTTTCCCCGCCAACGACACATCAACCAGCTCTATGTTTCTGCACATACTAGATGGCAAATACTAAACAAGCATATACAAATTTTTAATTCAGTTTAATATTTCCTTCTTTATAACATGctcaattttttcaattttctcaCCAATGTGTAACTTGTGTGAATAAATGACATCAACTTGTGCTCTAAAAAATCATATTGCAAGTACTATTTTTACTCGTGCTATGTATAGTATTTTGACAAATTTTACTATTCATGTTTTTATATCACTCACAATTTCATGTATTAGTTATAGATATCCATGAGGGTGTAAGCACTCTACAAGATAAGTAAGAGAAATAGATAATAGAGACATAGATAAACAAATGTAACAGTAAATGAGATATAAAGAAAATTATTGTATAATAAGAATGAAAGCATTTTTGGAGTGTTTTCAAATAGAGAATAAACGATTAAACAAGCAAAGGGAATAAAGAATAAACAGACACACAATAAGTTCAtttcattttgtcaaaaactaagaaattaaagagAATTTTATTTGGGGAACATGCTATATATGTTTATTTTCTACCCCCAAAAGTTATAATAAGTTAACATATTTGCTAGTCCTACTACTATATCTTAGGCCTAACTTCTATTCCTTCAAGATAGAAACTGCCCCCCAAAACATAATCATATGGCATCATAACTGTCATCTCCCCTTCACCATCGTCTAGGCCTGAATTGAAGAACTGCCCCATCTCAATCTCCCACAAGCCATCACTTCTCACATTGGGATATTCTAATACCTTGTCAATAAACTTTTCTAACTCAATGTCCATCCAAACCACCTTGGTACGCATAGGCCCTCCAAAAATGCCAATTGAGAACATCACAGGGTTTTGGAAATATCGATCGTCAGTGATCAACTTAAAAACAAGAAAAGCTGCATACTGAGTGTTTGAGGACAAATCAACGATATTTATCTTCCCACAAATACCATACCAGAACCCAAGTTTAAGCTGGGCAACTTCTTCAAACCTGTTCAATATATAGGTTGGCAACATTTGTATATAAGAAATATTTGTACAAGAATGGCATGTGGTATAAATAGACAAATATTCACAACATAACTCCTAGTTAAATGGGAATGCACCTTACTCAAAACTTAAATAatcttatcataagtagaatttATGTTTAACATAAAtgagttgaaaataaaatttatcgATCTTTTACTTTAATTCTTATAAATATACCACTAAAGATGAGATTATTTAACATCGTGACTTTTGTAAAATAAATTTCACTAAAAAAACTAGAATAAAACGAACAAAAATCAATGTTGAAGTACTGACCTAGACTCTGGGAGGGTGACCCAGCTGCAGTAACGTTCATCGTCACCCCTAGAAATGTGGAGAGCTCTAGCAGAGAGCATGTAACATTTCTTCCCACTCTTCCTGTCCAATTGAAAGCTCTGCATTTCAGACAATTAGAAAACAACCAAAGGTTAATTAATACTTTGTGAAGCCCTAATCTGAGAAATGATCATATTAGATTGATGAGAGTATTTACCTTTTTCCCCTGGTCGATGATGATAGGGTGATCTGAGAGAGCGAGATAAAGGGCTTTCTTTGAAGGAGCGTTGGCCAAGGAAAGAGACTGGGGAACGATGGAATGATAATCGGAATGGAGAAAATGATTCCAAATAGTGTCAGATTCAGCGGCGGAGCAGAAGATCTTAGACACGACGGAGTTCCTGGCGACATCTACTGGAGTAGTACGGCACAGTATGTCAGCGATGCATTCTTCCGGCAATTCCATATCttactctctttttttctttctttcttacccCACTTCGGTAATTTTGTGCACTGCCCTAATTTTGAGTCCCAATCTATCTTTTATATATAGAACTTTGGAATGTTTTTTTAAAGCTATTGCTTAACCCATAAGCTTATACTACACACGTACCACTTCGTCTGAATGTGTGATCTTAACACCATGAACTCACACTACTGATGACACGTGGTGTAATCACAACCCaaattatttttacaatttattatataaaattttgaaaaaaaaaatgataatttataattaaaattagaaaaataaaatgaaaaacaaattatATTGATGAAAAGGATTTTGTGATGAAAAGAAGGGTCCTCAACTAACTAATATCGAAtctctttcaagactcaatcgtagtatagtatcgggttaTGTCGTCTCCACATGGATCGTGTTTCTACGTACTAATCTCTCTAACTAGATATTACATGATAAATTCAAAGATGGCAATTTATTTAAATGAGATAGGTGATAAAAATAacgagaaaagaaagaagaaaacaaactTAGGAAGTGATTTCACTTGATGCAAAACTTTTTCTCAACCCTTATACTCATACAAGATGGATTTACATTCAAGATGTCGATAAGAGTTGTCCACCCACTATTCCTAGCTAGGTAAACCTTCTCGTCGAAACTCTAGTCTCAATTCCTTGTAGTCCTAGTGATCTCTTATGGAGCATTATACTCTAAACCTACTCGATGAGACATACCCAAAGCTTTATTCTTATATGAAGAAGTTCATGTTTAGGTGGAAGGGATCTAAGACTCTCACTCAAAAGATCCCTCTAGTTCCTAACAAGACAATCATATCTAAGCGGTGAGTATCCCGTCTGTCACTCGATTTCGACCTCATTCCTAACTCTAGATATTATTACCTAAGGATCTTAGTCTTccattgtcacctagaaaacctcaaCCCCGTCCAAATACAAACATTTCATCATATGACTAATGCAAAAGGTGGTTcctttcatttactaaactcacACCCATTTTCCAATTGTCATGTAAGCCATGGAAATCATCTAAGGGGCAATTGATACATGAAGCACAAAGAGAATAAACGAACCTAGGACATATGTGTCTCTCCCCTTTCTATCAACTAAGCAAACAATAACTCATATCAATCTTCCAATCTGTTTATGAATTATGAAAGCTCTTATAACACCAATTGACCAAAAGAAGCATTATGCATGGAAAGGAAACTCCAAGAATGAAAACCATAATATAATTGCATAAGGGTTTGTTGAAACAAGAGTGAATCAAATTGCATCATAGAACAAGAACAACCTACATGGAAGGGAGGAGAGGAAAGAAGAAACCCAAGGTAGAATGGAGACATGGCCTTCTGGAGGAGCTGTCACCTTCCTCCATGGTGCACAAGCACCAACCCCGAAGGGGTCAAACCCCCTCTCCACCAAGCAAGCCTCTCAGCTCTGGAGAACCTCCTCTCTCtaagtttattgaaataaattacaaAAGATACAAAACAAAACCACTAAACAtctatttatagagcttttcTAGCGTGTCTGGGCtctggcgctcgagcgccagtTGCATAAAAAGTTTTTGTTGGCTTATGTGTGCtgggcgctcgagcgccagACTTGACTTTTTTTGAGCTTTCTTACTTCTGTGTGCTGGGCGCTCGAGCGCTAGTGCCGGGCGCCCAGGCGCCAATTGCTTACAAAAGTTTATGTGTGTtgagcgctcgagcgccaatTGCTCGCTCAAAAACCTTCAGAATTCCAACTTAACTCCACTTcaatgcaaacttcaaacctcttgacttttcttcttcttcttcggttTTCACCTGATTATTCTCATCAAAGTTCAAGGAAAATATCAAAAATAGCAAAGGTTTAACTACACAAGAGACCCTAGACCAAAGACAAATGCTAAAAGATACAAAACTATGCTAAAATATGAAAAAGGTCCCTAAAGAACCACAAAATTACTAAATGCATGCTAATGCAAAAGAAAatgttg from Lotus japonicus ecotype B-129 chromosome 2, LjGifu_v1.2 includes:
- the LOC130736913 gene encoding F-box protein PP2-B11-like; protein product: MELPEECIADILCRTTPVDVARNSVVSKIFCSAAESDTIWNHFLHSDYHSIVPQSLSLANAPSKKALYLALSDHPIIIDQGKKVNTLINLISFQLDRKSGKKCYMLSARALHISRGDDERYCSWVTLPESRFEEVAQLKLGFWYGICGKINIVDLSSNTQYAAFLVFKLITDDRYFQNPVMFSIGIFGGPMRTKVVWMDIELEKFIDKVLEYPNVRSDGLWEIEMGQFFNSGLDDGEGEMTVMMPYDYVLGGSFYLEGIEVRPKI